The stretch of DNA GGCATAGGAGATGATGCTCTCAGCAGGCTAACACCCTGCATCATATTCCGTTTTTTTATTCGAGCAATATCCTTCATCATTTTCCGTGGAGACATAATGCAGGGATCCACCCGTTGATTTTGGGCCAGAATAGTTGAAACGGACAATCTTCCAGTAGAACTGTTCACATTTACAGAAGACTGTAAGGATAGTCCTGTTGCGGTTGAGTGAGATAAATTCTGAGTACTTCTTCGTTTAGGCAGCGGCTGGCTTTTGTTCTTGGATGATTGCCTAAGTTTCTTCCACTTAGCATCCTTATGCGTGGCATGACAATGATCAGTATGTGCTGTGCCTTTGCCCCAGAAGGTACAGGGGGCAGGAGAATCACAGACATAACAGTGGCACTGCATTTAAGAAATAAGCACATGTATGAAAATGTGTCCATGTTGCAGGAATTGACTATAGATTATGTAATACAAACAGAGGAATGGGAGTTAACTACTGACCATAGTGCAATGGCTTGCATGAGAACTGGTGCTGAAGGGCAAGGCAGCACATAGATGGCGTGGATGAGGGAAATCCCTGCATGCTAACTGAAAAAAGAATAAGCAACTGGTTAGACCACTCTATTGAAGGTGGAGCTCTGAGATAGCTCCTGAATGCTTCGTAGCAATTCATTAGAAGATCATAGGAGGGAACTCACTAAGGACAGCCATAATGTGCAGCATAACAAGGAGGCAACATGAGACTCAAACATACAAATGTTAACTTATTAAAGAGTCTTGCAATGGTGATACATTAGACTAGGCAGAGTCTTGCAATGGTGATAATTTTTAAAGAGTTCCTGATAAGGAACACTAGCCATCATTAACAGCATATGCGCCCATGCAAATGttaaatttttgccaaaatataAGGTGATGTGAACAAAAGAGATACAATATTAAACTTTGGCTCAACGGCTGCATTCCTAAAACAAATCCATCGCTAGTGAGATATAGATCTCATATACATTAATTACATAACAAGAATACAATGTGTAAAGATGCACCAACCCAGTCCAAATCTGTTTCAGCATTAAAATGACGATGGCGTATGCGTATGACTTTGGATTCAATCTCTAGTGACTCAGAATGACGACAATGTGCAAACCGTAATGGAAGCCGACAAAGTAAGGAAGTGAGCAGGCGTGCAATACCTCTCCTTTCTCCGCAACTATCTGCAGTTCATCCTCAGCGGCATCTCGCCGGGGTCCCTCCTCCTTGGCAACAGCAACCGGCTTATCAGGGTCGCCGTCCAGGATGACGCAATCGTCATCGTCACCGCTACCAACACAAGCATCACGAACGGTGTTCTTGTCCTCCACCACACCTTCCTTGTCACCCACCACAATGCCCGTCGCGTCTATCAGAGAATCCAGAAACTCCTGCATGGCCGCCGAGTCAACCAAGCCCTCCCCAAGTGCGCCGAAGTCCTCTTCGGCCAGCATTTTCTCGGCCCAGTCGAGGGCGCCTTCCGGTGACTTGCGCttgccggctgcggcggcgggcaccatcacttcgtcctcctcgtcggaaCTGATCTCAataggcgccgccgccgccgccgaccccatCACGCACAGAACCCTCGGCAGAGCGCGGTCCGAGCAGGGGAAAACCACAACCGCAGCCGCAGAACCGCCCCCAAGAAACGCAACGAGCACGGACCCGGACGGCGGACGCTGCACCAGCCGATCACCGGGGAAGCCTGGACGCCGGGCGCGGAGACGGAGACGGATGCGTCATGGAGGATGCCGAGAGCCCCGACCGACGGAACCTCGCTATCCGAGACAGAAAACACCAGGGTTCTGCTGCGACCGGGggatagcggcggcggcgcctgggaGGAGAATCAAATAATGCGGGTAAAGATAAACCCAAAGGCGGGGATAAAAGTCACAAGATTGGAAATTTCGCCGGACTCTACGATTTCCATGACCCGGAAACCTTGGCCGGAACAGAATACCAACATATATACTTACTAGTTCTAGATCAAGAAACGAAACAGAAAACGTGCGAGTATGACTAGTACTAGTAGTAGATTGATAGAGAAAAACAGTAGGACGGAGCGGGGGCGTGAGGAGCGAGCCGTTATTACCTCGGGGGCTCCTCCGGCGTGTCCGTGACGGGCGAGGCCGAGCAGCAGGCGAGCGGAGGAGACGACGCCCGGGGCGAGATGATGGCTTTGCTTTGCTTCTCCGTTGTTtggtgggagggagggaggcagggAGGAAATATGATGGGACTTGAGGAGGCGGGGGGAGCAACTGCCCTGCACCGCCCGGGGCTAGCTttcggccgtgtttggttagggctgaatttttttatttttaataattaatttagagtattaaataaagtctaattacaaaatcatcTGGAGGACTTCTGGTAAATTCGCGAGATcaatctaatgagatctttgaccgcacgattagaagatgattactatagcatcactgtagtaaatcatgaattaattaccaTTATTAGagtcgtctcgaaaaattatacCCATCCGTAAAAAgatttcgcaaataaatttcgtttagtaccCCATGTATAcattcgttttttttttggaaaaaaattcatGGTGTTAACCAAACGCGGCCTTCATCAGGGTTTTGTGGGTCCCCACGCCCCCTGCCTGTGCGCTGctgctctctcctctctcctcggcCTACGCAGCCTACGAGCCGTGCGTGGGGTGGGGCCTGCAGAAGTCCTAGTCAAcattgccttttcttttcttttttttgcccCAGCGCAGGCGCGCGGCGCAGCGGGGCTGCAGAGTAGGGATGAAAATAGTCGgaaacggtcgggaaaacaaCCAAACCATTTATGTTCCTGTTTTTTTTACCGGGAACGGAAACGGGATAGGCGGACGAGAAAATGAAAGCGATATTACGAGATATCGGGAACGGAACATATCGGTCAGGAACATGTCGATTACGATTGGGAAGCGGTAACTTAAATCGGGAACAACACATGTAGCACTCAAAATATTTAGCTCGGCACAATAATTACAACCATACATCATTCACTTGCAAACAATACATAGAATAGATGAGATAATCGATTTGATAAATAAGCATCAAGTAGCGGATTGTCTCCAGCACGGCAGCACCCAAACGacacatgcatgatgcatgcagATGCAACATACTGTCACTGTCTCCATTAGACAGTCACCCGGCCACGCCACAGACATAGTTCAATCTTCAAAGgtctaaattaaaaaaaaattacatgccACATTGGGCAAAAGTAGCTGGCACTGGCAGCCTCACTACTTCCCTAGTAATCGTAGAACTCCCCATCATTAGGTAGTGGCCCATCAACCTCTCCATCACTGTCTGCGACATTGTCGTCCTAGAACAGGAGAGCAGTCATATATTTGCACCAAGCCTTTGTAATATAAAGTTTATATATAAAGTTATATATCACATGGAGCACAGCCAACCATCTTATTTTTCTATATAAAGTTTCTAATATATAGATAGCAGATTAGAGACATGTCAGATAGCTATGAATCAAGTACATTTTAAGTTCAGAGCTAGCAAATTAAGTACAGAAGATGAAATGATATCTCATGAAGGCATCATTGGGAAAAAGTATAGAACACAAACTTTGATGGACAATAGATCAGTTTAGGCAAATTTCTAAAGGAACTTGGCGGGCACAATACCTGCAAATTAAGCTTTAAAGCAAGAGCCTCAATGACTTCAAGATCACCAATAATTGAACCAACCTTCTTATCTGAAAATCAAAGTTAAACCAAGACACATAAATCAGCAAACATTGGTCATAGACTCATGATAATTGTATACAGCAAAGAGCAAATTAAGGAGCTTTTCTAACCTCTTTTTTCTGCAGCAACCCAATCTTTCATGCATATTAATGCTTCAACCATTTCAGGGTCAAGGCGACTTCGAAAAGGATCAACTACACGTCCACCAGCACTAAAAGCAGATTCAGAAGCTACAATTGAGACTTGTACAGCCAGCAAATCACGAGCTATTTTTGCAAGAACAGGATATTCATCAGTCTGGTTTTTCCACCATGCCAAGATATCAAACAGACCACTGAGCCTCAGAGGTGGATCTGCCATATACTTTTCCAACTCATTCATATCATCACCATTAGCTCCATCATTATCATACAAAGAGCTCTCTAGTTCCTCATCTCTATTATCCACTAATAGGTCTGCTGTATCAGTATCTCCAGGCTCATTTGACCCACTTTTAGGTCTTATCATGTTCTGTGCAAAAGACTATATGATGAAGCCAATAATTTGCATTTCGCCAACAGAGCAGAGAGTATTTAAGATTGATGGCTGAGCAAAGTACAATACAGAAAGTATCCATCCAGAAGCTTTCTATTACAAGCAATAACTAATTAACTAGTTCACAGAGAACATAAACTTTCTAATCACCAATTACCTGATGTCGGAGTAGGAGCAGCAAGTTTGGTGGTATGCACCACCAATGGCAATGGCGGCTCTAGGATGCGCCGGCGCTGGGATGCCGACGAACCTGCAGCTGAAGCAGAAACACCTCCGGTCGGTGGTGACTTTGATCCTGGTGCGCCGACGCCCGTGGATTCCATGCCGGCGGGGTCGGGGCGTCGTAGTCTCGCAGTCGCAGACTCGTTCAGCCTTGCTGTGGTCCGGCCGTCCGAGGCGTTGTGGAGTTCGGGGCGTCGCAGGTTCGCAGCACGCAGGGGCACCACCAGCGCTGGCGGCTGGCGGCTGGTGCAGACTGCAGAGGTGAGAGGCAGAGGTCGCCAGGTGCCTAGGTCGGTCGTCGCCCGTGCGGAGAGCCGGAGAGGATGCGCCGGCGCTGGGAGCCTGGGTCCTGGTAGGAGGGGAGCGGGGCGGGGAGCCTGGCACTGGCGGGTGGCgagtggcggtggcggctggcGAGGGACTGAGGGAGTTCGAAACCGAGAGATGAGATGACGGATGCGAATGAGACTGCGAGTGGCGGCTGGGAGGCTGGGACTCGGGGGGACAGACGGGGTAGGTGGGTTGGGGGGATTAGGGTTTGCCGATTTTGGGCCGGGCAGAGAAGGAATCGCGGGGAGGGCGGGACCGCGGGAGGCGCCTGGGCCGTGGGCTCAATTGGTCAAAAACGGGAACAACTGACGGGAATTCCTATCTAAAATACGGTAACCGCGAAAACGGTCAAGAAACAACCCCTCCTGTTTCCGTTCCTGTTCCTGCCGGTTTTTTCCTGTTTTTTTCTTGTTCCTGTTTTTTTACCGAAACAGTATACGGTCGGTTTTTATGGGATTCAGTGGcggtcgggacgggattttccggtcccgttttcaaccctactgCGGAGGGCGTGGTGGCGGACCGGCGGTGGCCGCGGCAGACGTGGAATAGGGTTTGGGATTTGAGAATCCTACTGGAGTCGCGTGTCGTCGTATCCGTAACTGGTCAGGGACCTGTACATTCCTTGCTCCTAgtcatttttttgtgtgtgtgtgtggggagGGGTTGTTTATGCTCGCTCCTATTGACCGGTTGGCAATCTTTGATGTTCGACAAAGTATGCCATGTAAATCACTTTCGTATACAAACTATGGAAATTCCAATTTGGACCACCGGATCAAGATCCAAGGGGGCGCAGGAGgagtgggaggggggatttgcaaaagtgagaTTACCTAATTCAAGGCCGGGcggttaattataaaattacccCCTTCTCATGCTCCTTGGATCTTGATTCAGTagtccagattgaagtttccataaTTTTGCATATGAAGATGGTTTGCATAACATACGTTGGCTTATGTTTTCCTTCTAGGAGAAGATAAAAGGAGATTTGCATTGCATAGCAGCACAGGCGGGTACTATCGTGTTGCAATTAAACTGCATCCTCgcagcattttattcttctataCTCCTACTTTTTATCCAAAAAATATACTCATATATCtcgcaaaaacaaaaataaaatacagAAACAATAGTACTATTTCCCGTTACATTTTCGTACTAAATTTCTTGCAATCCGCAATTCCACATCCACACATTATAAATGATCATAAGAATGCACATTCATCCGATGAACATCTGCTCTTATGAATATCCACCAAAGAGGTAGTCGTCAGGACTAAATTTAGGCACTATTtggttccaaattttttttcagaagtccctatcatatcaaaagaaatcttactattttataatattaaataaaatctgtttataaatattttttgacagctgagtgttttttcgcgagacgaatctaatgagcctaattaattcataatttgctacagtgatgctaacgtaaccattcgctaattatggattaagatacctcattagattcgtctcgcagtttagccccagggttctgcaattaattttataattaacatttatttaatacttctaagcccgtgtttagatgcaaaaaccaaaattccaaaaaaaatttccgacacctgcatggagacttaaatctagacgaaataaaaaacgcattgcgactgctgtctgtaaatagcgagacgaatctaatgaacctaattaggctgtaattagatgttaaattgctacagtaatgctacagtaaataacctctaatgacggattaattaggctcattagattcgtctcgcgatttacagacgaattctgtaattttttttaattagtctatatttagtacttcaaatgtagaaagatgccttttcaaaatttttacatcgcgcaactaaacggggcctaaatACTAAAAAAATCTCTGGGACTTTTTTTTAATTCTTATTCCAAAACACCCTCTTAGCAACTATAAAGAAAAGGACTAAATTTAGCAGGATTGCTCGTTGACACGGGCACGACACGGCGCGGGCGCATCGTTGCCCGCTGGAACAGGAGAGATTCTCTGCAAGTGCCAGCAAACCATGGAAAACGACGTGTCCCGAGGGGAAGGTTTCCTCCCTCCATACGCTAGCTAGCTGCCGGTACGCGACGCGCACCGTACCTTCTCCTTCCGCCGCGGGACGACGGGCGGGGCGCGTGACTGTCCGAACTTGGATGCGCGCGAAGTTTCACGGCAAGGCTGAACAGCGGAGGGCCGCCGGGGCCAGCCGCGTGCGCCCGTCGTGAGGCTGTGGCACCCAGCCGTCGCGACgggagggccggccggcctttcCGTGCGTGGCAACGTTCAAGACTTGAAGGCAGACACAGGCACACAGCGGCATCGAAAGGGAGCAAGTAGGCTAGCTCCCGGCCGGCTCCAGAGAAGAGCAAAGGCGAATTGAAGGCAGGAGACGCGGCAGTTTGACCGATCGATCCAGGAGAGTGCTCCTTGAGTCCTTGTGGTAGTAGTCCCAGTACTTCGCAGctagggccttgtttggttagggATGATACTTTTGACCACTatttagaggtattaaataaaatttaattacaaaataatatttataattaTGATACTGTAGTATGTGATGTAGCTaataaggtctttgaccgcataatTAGAAAAATGATTAgaggtggttactgtagcatcactataacCAATTATGGTGGAActtagctcattagattcgtcttgaaaAATTACATCTATCCGTGAAAAgatttcgcaaataaattttatttagtactccatacatacaTTCGTCTTTTTACGAAAAAATTTAAAGGTGGAAATCAAACATGGCCAAGAACTAGGCCAGGCCAGCTCACATTGTCAGATTGCCGAGACATGCCCTCTGTTTGGCTGTGCACCAGCCTCCAGTCCAATAATATTCCAATAATATTTTCTTCTCACACTGTTTCAGTACCAACCTCCAAATATCAACTAaacaacagtgtttttctctcgtACAACTCTAGCACTACCCAACAGCACAGGCTGCCGAAAGGATGACGGTACGCCTCGTCCTCCATCGCCTCCTCGACTTGAGGGAATTCCTCTACAGTTCACTCTGAACAGATACACTCAGGGCCGCATTTggtttcaaaattccaaattccaaattatttttccGGCACctacatggagacttaaatctagacgaaataaaaaacgcattgcgactgttGTCTGTAAatagcgagacgaatctaataaacctaattaggctcattagattcgtctcgtgatttacagacgagttctataattatttttataattagtctatatttagtactttaaatataaaaagatgttttttcaaaaattttacaggaggtaactaaacacggccctAGTCTGGACGTCTGGTCAGACCGTTCATTTACTACTCACCTGTAGCGTGTGAACACGAATCCGCCCCTGCAGAGTCCACAGCACCGATCGATCTCCAAATCCACCGTGCGCCCATGCACGGGCAGGTATGATTCTTTCAATGTGACACATGCCCGTGTTCAGTTCCAAaaaccaaaattccaaatttttttccggcacccgcatagagacttaaatctagacgaaataaaaaacgcattgcgactgctgtctataaatggcgagacgaatctaatgaacctaactaggctgtaatcagacgctaaattgctatagtgatgctacagtaaacaacctctaatgacatattaattatactcattagattcgtctcgcgatttacaaacgagttctgtaattatttttatgattagtctatatttagtacttcaaatgtagaaagataccttttcaaaatttttacaccgcgcaaccaaacggggccatGGTATGGTCTAGTAGCCGGCTAATATCCTGTGCCGCACGCAGCATTCCATCCCATTAGCATCTATCAATACTCATGCTCTTACTAaagtttttaaattttgattaaaattTAGCCCATCCCATTAGCATTTCTATTCGGATGAACTATAAATAATCGCGGCATTGCCGCGTATGGCCAGTGTGTGTTTTAGGGTTAGGGTGATTGGATGAGTATGTAGGTTAGCTATGCGTCGATGTAGCTGTCGCTATATATATCTATGcgtgtttgtatatttgtatcTAAGGCATATATTGCAAGTATGTTATGTTATTTGTGTATTTTCATTTCAAGTATTTATATGTGTGACATGATGTACTTGTATGTGCGAATGTACGGAATATCATGTACCATATATATAGTGAAGTACTATGCtatttatatgtatatatgtgatTATTTATGTTCAAGTATTTGTACTATAGGTTAGCATTAAATAAAAGAGTCAGGAAACAAAGAGTAAGAAAAAGGGTATGGATTTATAGGATTtgattttagaattttttttttgttaagatGGAAGAGATATTTTTTAGTTCATATGCGAAATAAAGTACACTAAATCATATGATATTTTAAGTTTAATGCATAGATCTAGTCATTAGAAACTCATCAAAattgtttttgtatttttatgatttttctatgattttgtaTGAATTTTGAAAGATATCTAatttaaaaaggaaaaataaaatcgTATTAAAGGATAAGAGTCTCACGGGCCATTTTTTGCCCATTCCAGGCAGGCCGGCCCAGCAAGACAAAAGATAAGCTCATAAGAAGGcacggactgcgggttgattttggtAAAAGTCAaggatttttttaaataaaccgAGAGAGGAAGTAGAACTGCGGATTGATTTCGCTTAAGTATCTgagcttttttgcaaaaaagccaCGCTTCGCTTGCTCTGGGCCATCCACGCGCTCGATCCGACGGCTGAGATCGGGCGGCGACGTGGCCACGTTAGTTAGCCATCTTTTGGTGCAAGAATCGTAAGAAAGAGATTAATGCTACACTTTAGCACTTTTCAGATGTTAGCATTTGGATCTAAATATCATCATGATATCTTACTAACCAACGTCATCCGTCACTTTATAGCGTTCAAACCATCTTTCATGATGATATTTATAGTCTAGTAAAGCAAAAGCCGTAGATGATAAGGACACGTCTACGATGTCCAAATATTCATCCCAATCTTTTATAGTACAAATAATATCCGGATAATGTCAAATAATATTCAGTTCCACAAATAGTGAATGTAGATGATATTCGAGCAGTAGTTAGACCATAGTCACAGAATTCGGGGTCGACGCCTCGTCCTACGACCCGGGAacgccgttccgattcgagggtcggagtcaaagagggtcagtgtcccattcaaggttggatcgcgtcccggtttgagaggggtcgtagccccattgctagcagatttaattgggataagaagGTTATTGATAGCGGATtgatgtggtttttgttagataatAAGCTGAGTACGTGTAGTATGATCTAGATGTACTATTTtgtatgtttcttatatgcttgtccaataaagtcttgagttgtttctttaattctttcaactcattgggaggcattcggtaaggctgtctagagataggagcagttccgggcttgagctctatgacgaactccacctcacgatcaggaggcatacccggtaattcttctgggaagacatccggatactcacaaACCACGGGAATATCTTCCAACGCCGTGGTTTTGGTACCCGCCAAGGCATATATACAAGATTCCATCTTGGCAAGAGAGAGTAGAACTCTACTCCCAGAAGGGTGCAAAAGATCAATGGTGCGGGGCCCACATTTGATAACTCCGtcatgcttacccaaccaattcatcccaagaatcacatctaaaCCCATCTGATCTAGGACAAGAAGATTAGCTTGGAAAATAGCTCCCTCGATGAGAATTGGAACCCTATCCACAAAGTTTCTAGAAATGATCTCTCCACCCGGTGATTCTATATGGTATGGCATTGGTAGATTTTGCATTTCAAGCTTACTATGCAGCACAAATTTCTTGCTGATGAAAGAAAAAGTTGCTCCAGAATAAAAAAGAACCATAGCAGGGTGAGATttgattaggagcgtacccatAAGAACTTCGGCATTTTCCGGAATTTCTTCagcggtggtgtagttgagacggccacgtttaggagcttgttgtggcttAGCTTCTTGACGCTGTGCTTGAGGCAGAGGAGTGTTAGGCCTgggtgcattgaaggcaccgccacgcctcggagaggggcaATCCCTAGAGATGTGGCCTAagccaccacaattgaagcacggaCCCTTTGCGGTCACACCTGGGTTGTTCCAATAGGCACTGACCGGCCTAGaagcttgtccttgaggaggttgagggtgacgcacaatccacataggacgtggagcttgagcacccggcgcccgaggtggaaaaggagaaggccccagacgtggacgtgaggagctaccgcctgctgaggtaggagCGGGGCGCTTGTTCTTTGCTTCcagattcttcatcttgtgctcgGCTCTAATGGcaatattcaccaagtcattgaagtcttcaaacttggtagtagagagcttgtcttgcaACTCTGCAGAGAGCCCATCGTACaggcgttcttgcttcttggcatcggtggccacttcttcaggtgcatactgGGAAAGGGTATTGAAGATATTCACATATGCCATCACATCACGACTTCCTTGAGTAAGATTCAGAAATTCCTTTttcttgatgtccatgatacccttgggaatatggaaggagcgaaaagctgtgcggaactcctcccatgtgaagcggtagttggcaaggtgagatgccttgaaattccgccaccaagccccaggggcatcatgcagttgatgagcagcaaagaGTACCTTCTCATGTGGCTCACATTCAATAAGACCAAGCTTCTCTTCAATgacattgagccagaaatccgcatcCAGAGGATCCTTGGAACCACGGAAGATGGGAGGATTGGTGCGGAAGAAATCCCcgaacctgttcacttgaggctcagctcttGGACCATTATTGCCGGCATTGCCCAACTGATTGACTAAGTGCGCCATGAGTTCAGTTTGCCGGGCCAGGACGTCCGCGAGATTTGGGTGAACTGGAGGATTAGGAAGGGGATCCTCGTTGTTGCGGTGGttattgccacccga from Panicum virgatum strain AP13 chromosome 9K, P.virgatum_v5, whole genome shotgun sequence encodes:
- the LOC120648907 gene encoding uncharacterized protein LOC120648907, giving the protein MGSAAAAAPIEISSDEEDEVMVPAAAAGKRKSPEGALDWAEKMLAEEDFGALGEGLVDSAAMQEFLDSLIDATGIVVGDKEGVVEDKNTVRDACVGSGDDDDCVILDGDPDKPVAVAKEEGPRRDAAEDELQIVAEKGELACRDFPHPRHLCAALPFSTSSHASHCTMCHCYVCDSPAPCTFWGKGTAHTDHCHATHKDAKWKKLRQSSKNKSQPLPKRRSTQNLSHSTATGLSLQSSVNVNSSTGRLSVSTILAQNQRVDPCIMSPRKMMKDIARIKKRNMMQGVSLLRASSPMPRATISSCRSKTAPSCSFCTLKC